The Gemmatimonadota bacterium genome includes a window with the following:
- a CDS encoding NAD-binding protein, whose product MIKGLAPQFAFLLGKRTTRRNLGTLFKLLLAVSVIVTIFSVLFHFIMLREGQEFSWFTGFYWTLTVMSTLGFGDITFHGDLGRFFSMIVLLTGMVFLLIVLPFTFIQFFYAPWIQAQSEARAPRQLPRSTREHVLLTHYDPIAQALINKLDRYQYSYYLITPDLAHAQQLYDQGINVVVGDLDNPETYKRMQIEQAALVATTDTDPINTHIAFTVRDLNPTVPIIAKVDDPDSVDILELAGCDHVLQLEKMLGASLARRTQSGETAAHVIGQYDDLFIAETTAAHTPLVGQTLEEIGLRRELGLTAVGVWERGIFQPALPDTRIGPHTVLVMTGTQSQLDRFNELFCIYKVSNAPVVVIGGGGVGMEAARTLVEQGLDYRIVEKDVIQAQRLDNCIVGNAADFEVLKRAEIMNALTVIITTHDDDINVYLTVYCRRLNPEIQIISRVTQERNIATLHRAGADFVMSYASMGADAIFNFLKRSDTLMVAESLSVFSEDISVFRMKIPSSLVGRTIANSHIRRNTGCTVIALNDNQEMQLNPDPNKPLPRAAEILLIGSSEGEKRFLDMYVHT is encoded by the coding sequence ATGATCAAGGGTCTTGCCCCACAATTCGCCTTTTTACTGGGAAAGCGCACAACTCGGCGAAATCTCGGAACGTTGTTCAAATTGTTGCTGGCCGTTTCTGTGATTGTTACAATTTTTAGCGTTCTTTTTCATTTCATCATGCTGAGAGAGGGCCAGGAGTTTAGCTGGTTTACGGGTTTTTATTGGACGCTTACGGTTATGTCAACATTGGGATTTGGCGATATTACTTTCCATGGGGATTTGGGGCGTTTCTTTTCTATGATCGTTTTGCTGACTGGTATGGTTTTTTTGCTTATCGTTTTGCCGTTTACTTTTATTCAGTTTTTTTACGCGCCGTGGATTCAAGCCCAATCCGAAGCCCGAGCGCCGCGTCAGTTGCCCCGCAGTACGCGAGAGCATGTTCTGTTGACCCACTATGACCCCATTGCACAAGCGCTTATCAACAAGCTGGATCGCTACCAGTATTCCTACTATCTCATTACGCCAGATTTAGCGCATGCACAGCAACTATACGATCAGGGTATTAATGTTGTGGTTGGGGATCTGGACAATCCGGAAACGTACAAAAGAATGCAGATTGAACAAGCGGCTCTTGTTGCGACAACAGATACAGATCCGATTAATACCCATATTGCATTTACTGTGCGCGACCTCAATCCGACTGTGCCGATTATCGCCAAGGTGGATGACCCTGATTCCGTGGATATTCTCGAATTAGCGGGATGCGACCATGTGCTTCAACTCGAAAAAATGCTCGGTGCATCTCTTGCTCGGCGCACCCAGAGTGGGGAGACCGCAGCGCATGTGATTGGCCAGTACGACGATTTGTTTATTGCCGAGACCACGGCGGCCCATACGCCCCTTGTGGGCCAAACTCTTGAGGAGATTGGTCTGCGTAGAGAACTGGGTCTGACGGCGGTCGGCGTTTGGGAACGCGGTATTTTTCAACCAGCATTGCCCGATACCCGTATTGGTCCCCACACTGTGCTGGTGATGACGGGGACACAGAGTCAATTGGATAGATTTAACGAGTTGTTCTGTATTTACAAAGTTTCAAATGCTCCCGTTGTCGTCATTGGGGGCGGTGGTGTTGGCATGGAGGCTGCGCGCACGCTTGTGGAACAGGGTCTCGATTATCGGATTGTGGAAAAAGATGTGATCCAGGCTCAGAGGCTCGACAATTGTATTGTGGGCAATGCCGCGGATTTTGAGGTTCTGAAAAGAGCCGAGATTATGAATGCGTTGACGGTTATTATTACGACGCACGACGATGATATCAATGTTTATCTCACGGTTTATTGCCGGCGATTAAATCCGGAAATTCAGATTATCAGCCGCGTTACGCAAGAGAGAAATATCGCGACTCTGCACCGCGCAGGCGCAGATTTTGTCATGTCTTATGCGTCGATGGGCGCAGATGCGATTTTCAATTTCTTAAAACGCAGTGATACCCTGATGGTGGCAGAGAGCCTGAGTGTGTTTAGTGAGGATATCAGTGTGTTCAGGATGAAGATACCCTCTTCACTTGTTGGAAGAACGATTGCAAATTCACATATTCGCAGGAATACGGGATGTACGGTTATCGCACTTAATGATAACCAGGAAATGCAGCTCAATCCCGATCCCAATAAACCACTGCCAAGAGCAGCGGAGATCCTCCTTATTGGCAGTTCAGAAGGGGAAAAACGGTTTTTGGATATGTATGTTCATACCTGA
- a CDS encoding sulfatase, whose amino-acid sequence MSSRYNILLIISEDNGQHIGCYGDPYAQTPHIDKLASEGVRFENMYATQAVCSPGRASILTGLYPHQNGQFGLATHKYALYDEFPNMPRLLKNEGYRTGLIGKLHINPEDAFPYDLRWNPKEFISFASRDVRKMAEVAGEFMKPSDEPFFLQISFPDAHLPFHRQQFGVPEQPQEGKDVETLPFVGIDTPRLREETADYYNCMSRLDTGIGLVLEQLNALGKAENTLVIFTTDHGAQFSRGKTSIYEGGLRIPLIVRCPGISLKGHTRDELVSQIDILPTVTDILGIACPAGVAGASFAPLLKGQKIEWRTHLYAEWGSGGVVTYFPQRCVRNNQYKLIANLLQDRPSPSALGYSDRNQKWTSGATQEEIASADKRIRAAYELYEQPPEYELYDLQNDPWEFENLSDNRAYRDILQALKNRLETWQKETNDALRHPENLHRLTQKHDEIQERYYAESVWGSSRNYEWDYTEYLYDH is encoded by the coding sequence ATGTCATCCAGATACAACATCCTGCTCATAATCTCAGAAGACAACGGGCAACATATCGGCTGTTATGGCGACCCTTATGCACAAACGCCGCACATAGATAAACTCGCCTCTGAAGGCGTGCGATTTGAAAACATGTATGCGACGCAGGCCGTGTGCAGCCCTGGCCGGGCGAGCATTCTAACCGGATTATATCCTCACCAGAATGGTCAGTTCGGATTGGCAACCCATAAGTATGCATTGTACGATGAATTTCCCAACATGCCTCGCCTGTTAAAAAACGAAGGATACAGAACCGGGCTAATCGGCAAATTGCACATCAATCCCGAAGACGCCTTTCCCTACGACCTGCGGTGGAATCCGAAAGAATTTATCAGCTTTGCCAGCCGCGACGTACGCAAAATGGCCGAAGTAGCAGGTGAATTTATGAAACCATCGGACGAGCCGTTCTTTCTACAAATCAGTTTTCCCGACGCACACCTGCCATTCCACCGCCAACAATTTGGGGTACCAGAACAACCACAGGAGGGCAAAGACGTCGAAACGCTCCCATTTGTCGGCATTGACACCCCCCGTCTCAGGGAGGAAACCGCAGACTACTACAACTGCATGTCCAGATTGGACACTGGCATAGGACTCGTCTTAGAACAACTGAACGCCCTGGGAAAAGCCGAAAATACACTCGTGATCTTTACCACCGATCACGGCGCCCAGTTTTCCCGGGGAAAAACATCGATCTACGAGGGCGGATTGCGCATACCGCTAATCGTGCGATGCCCCGGCATCAGCCTTAAAGGTCACACACGCGATGAATTGGTATCACAAATCGACATCTTGCCAACCGTGACAGATATCCTGGGAATAGCGTGCCCCGCAGGAGTGGCGGGCGCATCCTTTGCCCCCCTGTTAAAAGGACAAAAAATTGAATGGCGAACCCATCTATACGCCGAGTGGGGAAGCGGTGGCGTCGTCACGTATTTCCCACAGCGTTGTGTGCGAAATAACCAATACAAACTCATCGCCAACCTCCTCCAGGACCGCCCAAGCCCGAGCGCACTGGGATATTCGGACAGAAACCAAAAATGGACATCTGGCGCGACACAAGAAGAAATAGCCAGCGCAGATAAGCGCATTCGGGCAGCTTATGAACTCTACGAACAACCGCCCGAATACGAACTCTACGACCTGCAAAACGACCCCTGGGAATTTGAAAATCTATCCGATAACCGGGCATACCGCGACATATTGCAGGCATTAAAAAATCGCCTTGAGACCTGGCAAAAAGAAACCAATGACGCCCTGAGACACCCTGAAAACCTGCATCGCCTCACTCAAAAACACGACGAAATCCAGGAAAGGTACTACGCGGAAAGCGTATGGGGAAGTTCCCGAAATTACGAGTGGGACTACACCGAATACCTCTACGACCATTAA
- a CDS encoding aspartate aminotransferase family protein gives MTTREIIDLEQKYILQTYGRPEFVLEKGDGVHIVDTDGKHYLDFVSGLSVNALGYNNSVIQEAANAQLGKLIHVSNLYHTIPAPQLAQLLCEHSFADRVFFCNSGTESIEAALKFARKWGYKNFEDAPKNKIISMNNSFHGRTYGGISATGQPKYHQGFEPMLPGIEFADLNDLESVEKIADGQTVAVLLEPLQAEGGIHSSDPEFLEGVRALCDEMKMLLIFDEIQCGLGRAGSLFCYEQYGVTPDIMTLAKPLAGGLPIGATLVTQDVADAVEPGDHAATFGAHPVSCAVAIEVFRTLSDPAFIAGIQEKSAYLFGKLNALKDKHAEKVTEIRGSGLIAGAVLKEIPAADAMNAIRENNDILVCVAGPDVVRFLPPLVIEKEHIDQAVDALDEFLAN, from the coding sequence ATGACGACTCGAGAGATTATTGACTTAGAACAGAAGTACATCTTGCAAACCTATGGGCGACCCGAGTTTGTGCTGGAAAAGGGCGATGGGGTCCATATTGTAGATACAGATGGCAAGCACTATCTCGATTTTGTAAGTGGCCTGTCTGTCAATGCCCTGGGATATAATAATTCGGTGATTCAAGAGGCTGCCAACGCGCAGTTGGGCAAGTTGATCCATGTTTCAAATTTGTATCACACGATTCCGGCGCCTCAACTGGCGCAGTTGTTGTGCGAGCATTCATTTGCCGATCGCGTGTTTTTCTGCAATAGCGGAACAGAGTCTATCGAGGCCGCGCTGAAGTTTGCGCGCAAGTGGGGGTATAAGAATTTTGAAGATGCGCCGAAGAATAAAATTATCTCGATGAATAATTCTTTTCACGGGCGAACCTATGGCGGGATTTCTGCAACGGGTCAGCCCAAATATCACCAGGGTTTTGAGCCGATGCTGCCGGGTATTGAATTTGCCGATTTGAACGATTTGGAGTCGGTGGAGAAGATAGCAGATGGCCAGACGGTGGCTGTGTTGCTGGAGCCGCTACAGGCAGAAGGGGGTATTCACTCGTCAGATCCGGAATTTTTGGAGGGTGTGCGCGCCCTGTGCGATGAGATGAAGATGTTGTTGATTTTCGATGAGATTCAGTGCGGTTTGGGGCGGGCTGGTTCGCTGTTTTGCTATGAACAGTACGGCGTGACGCCAGATATTATGACGCTTGCCAAGCCCTTAGCGGGTGGGTTGCCGATTGGAGCAACGCTTGTGACACAGGATGTGGCCGATGCCGTGGAGCCGGGGGATCACGCTGCGACTTTTGGGGCGCATCCCGTGTCGTGCGCGGTGGCGATTGAGGTGTTTAGAACGCTGTCTGATCCCGCATTTATTGCGGGTATCCAGGAGAAGAGTGCGTATTTGTTTGGGAAGCTGAATGCACTGAAAGACAAACACGCCGAGAAGGTGACGGAGATTCGCGGTAGCGGGTTGATCGCGGGCGCAGTGCTAAAAGAGATACCAGCGGCAGATGCGATGAATGCGATTCGGGAAAATAATGATATTTTAGTATGTGTCGCAGGGCCAGATGTGGTGCGCTTTTTGCCGCCGCTGGTGATTGAGAAAGAACATATTGACCAGGCGGTGGATGCGCTGGATGAGTTTTTGGCCAATTAA
- the argB gene encoding acetylglutamate kinase — MDYKIIEKAAILIEAFPYIREFRDKIIVVKYGGSTQPEEGGSPTIMADLVFMETVGMRPVVVHGGGKDISRRLEESGIESEWVNGLRVTDKASMQVVEDTLFGEVNRRIVDGLEILDGRARSMSAKDAGVMYVTKHFATVEEEDGETRRVDIGYVGDVARIDPEPVRLACEEGMIPVISPVGLGPEGESYNVNADTAAGEIARALQAEKLVFLTDVNGIRRFPDDPDSQISTLHVNDVEMLIERGIASGGMIPKLRACERSVKGGVHKTHIIDGSVPHALLLEIFTREGIGTQIVQ, encoded by the coding sequence ATGGATTACAAGATTATTGAAAAGGCTGCGATTTTAATTGAGGCGTTTCCGTATATTCGCGAATTTCGCGACAAAATTATTGTGGTGAAATACGGCGGTAGCACACAGCCCGAAGAAGGTGGTTCCCCCACGATAATGGCCGATCTGGTGTTTATGGAGACCGTGGGTATGCGTCCCGTGGTTGTACATGGCGGGGGGAAGGATATTAGCAGGCGTCTGGAGGAGTCGGGTATTGAATCTGAATGGGTCAATGGATTGCGGGTGACGGATAAGGCGTCGATGCAGGTGGTGGAAGATACGCTGTTTGGCGAGGTGAACCGGCGCATTGTCGATGGTCTGGAGATACTCGATGGACGCGCGCGCAGTATGTCGGCGAAAGACGCTGGCGTGATGTATGTGACAAAGCATTTTGCGACGGTAGAGGAGGAAGATGGGGAGACCAGGAGGGTCGATATTGGCTATGTTGGCGATGTCGCCCGAATTGATCCCGAACCCGTCCGTCTGGCTTGTGAAGAAGGTATGATTCCCGTTATTTCGCCGGTTGGTTTGGGGCCAGAGGGCGAGAGTTATAATGTGAATGCCGATACGGCAGCAGGTGAGATTGCGCGAGCACTGCAGGCGGAGAAGCTGGTGTTTTTGACGGATGTGAATGGTATCCGACGGTTTCCAGATGATCCGGATTCGCAGATTTCAACACTGCATGTCAATGATGTGGAGATGTTGATTGAGAGGGGTATTGCCAGCGGGGGGATGATTCCCAAGTTGCGTGCTTGTGAACGTTCTGTGAAGGGCGGTGTTCACAAGACGCATATTATTGATGGCAGTGTTCCGCACGCGCTTTTGCTGGAGATTTTTACCCGCGAGGGTATTGGAACGCAAATTGTTCAGTAA
- a CDS encoding GNAT family N-acetyltransferase → MIDVIRDIEERCLNACPPMQQVLYDGWVIRLANGYTRRANSVSPIYPGHADSETKIAVCEGLYRARGLRPVFKMTPLNQPPQLDVTLAARGYALEAMTVVASLDLYQVVLPETGSVKVWTRPEKAWFDIYAQLKDLSDYEIGAFKNILDNLAVPARFVLLMDGNAPVAGGFAIHEGKIAGLFGLVTDVEKRNRGFGRLLTWTLLERVRKAGANMAYLQVEEDNSPARHIYESMGFCEVYRYWYRTLES, encoded by the coding sequence ATGATCGATGTGATCCGAGATATAGAAGAAAGATGCTTAAACGCTTGCCCGCCAATGCAGCAAGTGCTCTACGATGGGTGGGTAATTCGATTGGCTAATGGATATACGCGACGGGCAAATTCGGTCAGTCCAATTTACCCGGGCCACGCCGATTCCGAAACAAAAATCGCGGTGTGCGAGGGTCTATATCGCGCGCGTGGTTTGCGTCCTGTGTTTAAGATGACACCGTTAAATCAGCCGCCTCAACTCGATGTAACGCTTGCTGCGCGTGGTTATGCGCTCGAAGCGATGACAGTTGTAGCATCCCTGGATCTTTATCAAGTCGTGCTTCCCGAGACAGGATCGGTCAAAGTGTGGACGCGACCAGAAAAGGCGTGGTTTGATATTTATGCACAATTGAAAGATCTGTCGGATTATGAGATTGGTGCTTTTAAGAATATTCTCGACAATCTGGCTGTGCCCGCGCGGTTTGTTTTGTTGATGGACGGCAATGCTCCAGTTGCAGGTGGATTCGCCATTCACGAGGGTAAAATAGCGGGTTTGTTTGGTCTGGTGACTGATGTAGAGAAACGCAATCGCGGATTTGGTCGTTTGTTGACCTGGACGCTTTTGGAACGCGTTCGCAAGGCGGGCGCAAATATGGCTTATTTGCAAGTTGAGGAAGATAACTCACCTGCACGTCATATATATGAATCTATGGGATTTTGCGAGGTTTATCGCTACTGGTATCGCACGTTGGAGAGCTAA